One window of the Tubulanus polymorphus chromosome 11, tnTubPoly1.2, whole genome shotgun sequence genome contains the following:
- the LOC141913009 gene encoding beta-2 adrenergic receptor-like, whose translation MFSENEFVVEVVIIAVLLAEGTAIVIGNGLTIHCVRSVRSLQKMMYFLVANLAASDLLVGISLIVYGVYRIFQTASAPRECVLVSRILCKGWFVTKVVSVSSSVQTLVIIAFDQYFSIRLPFRYQRISVKKYYRAFCVAVPWITASATMVPLVVFNLLVGQKTFDPRTQFCVFFSVLKDEYLIVCASAICGICSLLFAFHSCIYQIAKKHIFRLELLGGYTTTATSRKYRYVSSISKSKKSIMTIIIVLGAFSLCWTPNLIISILKLRYGKLSQIYSDMAIILIPLNSIFNPLIYAWRFKEFRNAYKTMYSRKCRCRRASPLASPRRSPWMLDKSRRYR comes from the coding sequence ATGTTCTCCGAAAACGAATTCGTCGTCGAAGTAGTCATTATTGCCGTACTTCTAGCCGAAGGAACTGCTATCGTGATCGGCAACGGTTTGACGATCCACTGCGTGCGGAGCGTGCGCAGTTTACAAAAAATGATGTACTTTCTAGTGGCCAACTTAGCGGCTAGCGATTTACTCGTCGGTATTTCGTTGATCGTTTACGGCGTCTATCGTATATTTCAAACGGCGTCGGCGCCGCGCGAGTGCGTTTTAGTGTCGAGAATTCTGTGCAAAGGGTGGTTCGTCACCAAAGTCGTGTCGGTATCGTCATCGGTTCAAACGTTGGTCATCATCGCCTTCGATCAATACTTTTCGATTCGTCTGCCGTTTCGTTACCAGAGAATCAGCGTAAAGAAATACTACCGCGCGTTCTGCGTCGCGGTGCCGTGGATAACAGCGTCTGCTACGATGGTGCCGCTGGTCGTCTTCAATCTACTGGTCGGTCAAAAAACCTTCGACCCGCGGACGCAGTTTTGCGTCTTTTTCTCCGTATTGAAGGACGAATATCTGATCGTGTGCGCGTCGGCTATTTGCGGCATCTGCTCGCTGTTATTCGCATTTCATTCATGCATTTACCAAATCgctaaaaaacatatttttcgCCTAGAGCTACTCGGAGGCTATACGACGACGGCGACCTCCCGTAAATACCGGTACGTATCGTCAATCTCAAAATCGAAAAAGTCGATCATGACGATAATCATCGTTTTGGGGGCGTTCTCCCTTTGCTGGACGCCGAATCTGATCATATCTATTCTGAAATTGCGCTACGGGAAACTGTCTCAAATCTATAGCGATATGGCTATAATTCTTATACCGCTGAATTCGATATTCAACCCGTTAATCTACGCTTGGAGGTTCAAGGAGTTTCGAAACGCCTACAAGACGATGTACTCGCGCAAATGTCGTTGTCGCCGGGCGTCACCACTGGCGTCGCCACGGAGGTCGCCATGGATGTTGGACAAATCGAGACGGTATCGTTGA